The genomic region GGACGGAACGAGAACGGCGCCGCTGCCGTTGTTCGCGTCGCGCCGGCAGCCTGTCCAAAGGCCGCCGGCATCGGAAAAGAGACAGACGTCGCAGACGTTCCGGGGTGGCGCGGCAGAGACCCGCCCCCGTCTTGTCAGGAACCAATGGGGGACGCCGCTCCATGCCGACCATCGATCGCCGCACCTTGTTCCGCCGTGCGGGCCTTCTCACCCTCGCCGCCACGCTCGCCCTCGGCACCGCTGCCGTCGTGACGGGCCCCGCCCGTGCGGCCGACGCCATCACCGTCGGCTCCAAGATCGACACTGAAGGTGCGGTGCTCGGCAATGTCATCCGCCTGGTGCTGGAGAATGCCGGCTATACCGTCAACGACCGGATCTCTCTGGGCCCGACCAAGATCGTGCGCGAGGCGTTGCTGGCGGGTGAGATCGATATCTATCCGGAATATACCGGCAATGCCGGCTTCTTCTTCAACATCGATGCCGATCCGGCCTGGAAGAAGGCGGATACCGCCTATGCCAAGGCGAAGCAGCTGGATGCCGAGGCCAATGATCTGGTCTGGCTGCAGCCGGCGCCGGCCAACAACACCTGGGCGATCGCCGTGCGCGGCGATGTGGCCGAGGCGCAGAAGCTCGCCACGCTGGATGATTTCGGCAAATGGGTCGCCGGCGGCGGCGATGTGAAGCTCGCGGGCTCGGCGGAGTTCGTGGAAAGCCCGGCCGCCCTGCCCGCCTTCCAGGAGGCCTATGGTTTCAAGCTCTCGGCCGACCAGCTGCTGGTGCTTTCGGGCGGTGATACCGCCGCCACCATCAAGGCCGCAGCCGAAGGCACTTCGGGGGTCAATTCGGCCATGGTCTACGGCACCGACGGCGCCATCGCGGCGGTCGGGCTGAAGGTCATGGAAGACACCAAGGGCGTCCAGGCGGTCTACGAACCCGCCCCGGTGATCCGCGGAGCGGTGCTGAAGGCGCATCCCGATATCGAGGGCCTGCTGGAGCCGGCTTTCCAGACCCTCGACCTCGAAACCCTGCAGGCGCTGAACGCCAGCGTCCAGATCGAGGGGCAGGATCCGCGGGCCGTCGCCGAAGCCCATCTGAAGAAGGCAGGGCTGCTGA from Tistrella mobilis harbors:
- the osmF gene encoding glycine betaine ABC transporter substrate-binding protein OsmF, coding for MPTIDRRTLFRRAGLLTLAATLALGTAAVVTGPARAADAITVGSKIDTEGAVLGNVIRLVLENAGYTVNDRISLGPTKIVREALLAGEIDIYPEYTGNAGFFFNIDADPAWKKADTAYAKAKQLDAEANDLVWLQPAPANNTWAIAVRGDVAEAQKLATLDDFGKWVAGGGDVKLAGSAEFVESPAALPAFQEAYGFKLSADQLLVLSGGDTAATIKAAAEGTSGVNSAMVYGTDGAIAAVGLKVMEDTKGVQAVYEPAPVIRGAVLKAHPDIEGLLEPAFQTLDLETLQALNASVQIEGQDPRAVAEAHLKKAGLLK